Proteins encoded within one genomic window of Buchnera aphidicola (Myzocallis carpini):
- the atpB gene encoding F0F1 ATP synthase subunit A, whose protein sequence is MVFTKILYPEKYIQHHLCHLQLDLRSLKFLHHHNIKNNFWILNIDSILFSLILGSIFLMLFFFVSKTISYYQPNNLQVFIELIVEFINKNVKEIFTTKSKLIAPLSLTVFIWILLMNSMDLIPIDFIPYIIYTCFGIKFFRIVPSADINITFSISLVVFLLIIYYSITKKGLLGFLKELITNPFHHYLLYLINITLESVSLFSKPISLALRLFGNLYAGEMVFILIAGFIPWWLQWVLSVPWAIFHILIIFLQAFIFMILTIVYLSMASQKH, encoded by the coding sequence ATGGTTTTTACAAAAATCTTGTATCCAGAAAAATATATTCAACACCATTTATGTCATCTACAATTAGATCTTCGAAGTTTGAAATTTTTACATCATCATAATATAAAAAATAATTTTTGGATTTTAAATATTGATTCTATTTTATTTTCTTTAATTTTAGGAAGTATATTTTTAATGTTATTTTTTTTTGTTTCTAAAACAATTTCATACTATCAACCAAACAATTTACAAGTTTTTATTGAATTAATTGTAGAATTTATTAATAAAAATGTAAAAGAAATTTTTACAACAAAAAGTAAATTAATTGCACCATTATCTTTAACAGTTTTTATTTGGATATTATTAATGAATTCTATGGATTTAATTCCAATAGATTTTATACCTTATATAATATATACATGTTTTGGAATCAAATTTTTTAGAATCGTACCTTCTGCAGATATTAATATTACTTTTTCAATTTCATTAGTCGTATTTTTATTAATTATTTATTATAGTATAACAAAAAAAGGTCTTTTAGGATTTTTAAAAGAATTAATTACTAATCCATTTCATCATTATCTTTTATATTTGATAAACATTACATTAGAATCTGTCTCGTTATTTTCTAAACCCATTTCTTTAGCATTACGACTTTTTGGTAATTTATATGCAGGAGAAATGGTTTTTATATTAATTGCAGGTTTTATACCCTGGTGGCTACAATGGGTTTTGAGTGTTCCTTGGGCAATTTTTCATATTTTAATTATATTTTTACAAGCATTTATTTTTATGATTTTAACTATAGTATATTTATCAATGGCATCCCAAAAACATTAA
- the atpE gene encoding F0F1 ATP synthase subunit C, with translation MQHVNLDMLHLSAAIMIGLAAIGAAIGIGILGGKFLEGAARQPDLIPVLRTQFFVVMGLVDAIPMIAVGLGLYMIFAFSK, from the coding sequence ATGCAACATGTAAATCTAGATATGTTACATTTATCAGCTGCTATTATGATTGGTTTAGCAGCAATTGGTGCCGCTATTGGAATTGGAATTCTTGGAGGAAAATTTTTGGAAGGTGCGGCTAGACAACCAGATTTAATTCCGGTATTACGTACTCAATTTTTTGTTGTTATGGGGTTAGTAGACGCAATTCCAATGATTGCAGTAGGATTAGGATTATATATGATATTTGCTTTTTCCAAATAA
- a CDS encoding F0F1 ATP synthase subunit B yields MNLNATILGQMISFILFVIFCMQYIWPEIILVIENRKKKIIKGLQELKNAKEEIKILKLQAKKIICIAKEKSKEILNQANRKKIIFLEEAIKTAKKEKKRIILQANSEIKIQKNKIRKELMKEINHLAIIITKKIIHKNIDNNKNIIESFINYL; encoded by the coding sequence ATGAATTTAAATGCAACAATTTTAGGTCAAATGATCTCTTTTATTTTATTTGTTATATTTTGTATGCAATATATTTGGCCTGAAATCATTCTTGTTATTGAAAATAGAAAAAAAAAAATTATAAAAGGTTTACAAGAGCTGAAAAATGCTAAAGAAGAAATAAAAATATTAAAATTACAAGCAAAAAAAATTATTTGTATCGCCAAAGAAAAATCAAAAGAGATTCTTAATCAAGCAAATAGAAAAAAAATTATTTTTTTAGAGGAAGCAATAAAAACTGCAAAAAAAGAAAAAAAAAGAATTATATTACAAGCTAATTCTGAAATTAAAATTCAAAAAAATAAAATTCGAAAAGAATTAATGAAAGAAATTAATCATTTAGCAATTATTATAACAAAAAAAATCATTCATAAAAATATTGATAATAATAAAAATATAATAGAATCATTTATTAATTATTTATAG